DNA sequence from the Salvelinus alpinus chromosome 7, SLU_Salpinus.1, whole genome shotgun sequence genome:
TTCTGAAGCCTCTTCTCCACCATTCTCCTCTGATACCTCTTCCATCTCTGTTGGAGGTTGTACAGCCTCCGTGGCTTCTGGAGCTTTCAAATGAGAAATTGAGAAAGTTACACAGGGAAGAAAATGGTTTTATCTATAACACAAAGAAATGGCTGGCCTGCTCGATAATGCATAAGCAGATGTAATTTACAGACTAAATGTAAATTAATGCCATTATAAAGGAAATTCCAGTCACTGATAGTGTTTTTAGCCATTCATTCATTAGGATTTCAACATACTACACAGAGATCATGACGTCGGCAATGTCAACAAACGGCATAAACTTCTGAAATTCTGCAGGGTAACAGCGATTTATGTCTGCTTCTACAGTCGTTAGATTAGATTAATATACCATAACAAAATACTCGGGCTAGCAGGTACTAGCTGGTTGATTTACTCTGGTACTAGCTAGGGGAAAGACCATTTCTGTTTCGCCAGTTTGCGCAACAGAAATTCATGTTAGCCATGTCGGCTAGTTTAGAAAGCTAGCCATCGTTTCACATGCGTCGTTGCGACTGCTAGCTGACCTGTGAACTTACAAATGACTATTCATATGATCTCTACATCACTATCGAATAGCTTCATcaatatatttgtattatttaatgTTTTTACAACCCGAAGGACCCTCCATTAGCCCGTTGCTGCTCAGGTCTTCTAAATCCGAGCCTTCGGCCGCCATGTTTGAAAATGACAGAATTACGTCACTCCTATGCGACAAGTACCTTCTGCAAGAGGtagtcactagttaccacagccacaaagtctatttctaacccaaaccctatttatcttctttaaaatgttgattttaaccctaaccttaaccactctgcTAACCTAATGACTAACCATAACTTTACATTTAGACGAAAAATATGTTTGTTTTCATGAACGTTGACGATATAgcccattttgactttgtggctgtggtaacatTGGTCAGTGCTATCCGGGGTCCTTGGGACGGCCATACCCCCCCCATTacagttgacatttaaaataggttaaggttagagtagGTGTTAAAGTTACGGCACAAACCGTACAGTATGAATATAGGCTCAAACTGCTTATtcaatagaaatccccgatcacacttgtaggcgatgtcattgCGACGTTGGCTAGCAAAGCTCATGACGTCTACCACAAGGCTGCTGAAGGGTGATCGGCTCTTAATAATGgcttggaatggtatcaaacacatggaaactgtgtgtttaatgtgttcgaTACAATTCAatttattccgttccagccagtactatgagcccgtcctccctaatGTAGGTGCCACCGGCCACCTGTGGTGAAACAAGTAATCGGTCGTCTCCCGTCGAACTGCAcatgtgcaggccgtcaaatcaaaactccttcgatataaagttgtttttgacggAAATGATAACATGTCACGTTCAACTACTTAATTGGCTCGAATCTATGTTGTGTttttagatttcgagaaaattaTCTTAATAAGGAAGAAtgtttcacttctctcattgataCTCAAACCCTGGCATGGTCTGTTTGGTCTATTTTGCAAGTGTTTTCggaagtctcgcgatgttgcATCTCTGGGTTACAGTTTAGGGTAGTAGGTATGTTCCTAGGATCCCGAATAGAATTGACCGAATAAAATTGCCACCGAGCGTTGGTTTAGGGTCAGTTGACATTTTTCACAGAAAGTATTCATAGGAATAATATAAACCAGCCTTTCTTAAAAACGTCCGGTATTATTGTAGTCCAAATTCATATTCTGCAGAGACACAATTGTATTGAAAAGCTTTAGGTTTACAAAATATATTTCTTATGTACAATAAATCAAGACATTGTATTGGGAATGTAGTTACTTTATTATCAGTCGTATCTACGTAAGCTGCATGAATTCATATGATTAAAAACAACAATGCTCTCTCACACTTGGTCTGCCATCTTATCACATACAACTGGCCTCCTTCCTTCCTGGTTCCAACACCTAAGAACACACTTACTGAGAATGTTGCAGTAAGATTTTAATTCTAAACCACAAAAGAAATCAAGAAAAACTATTCTAAAATGCTTTATCGCCAAGGACAGTAGGGAACGCAACAACCCCATAAAGAGATGCTATTATCAATGAGGACTGGTCCCTTGTCTCCAGAGTTAACTGCATCTTTGTAAACTAACTAAATATAtcattatttattttcttagtcacaTTAAATATATTGACACattttatgaaaaatattaagaGCTTGAGCCACTCTGAAGACACTGGACCATGAACCCCAACGCACAATCTAACCCCAATGCCTGACCCCAACTGCTTTGAGTTCAATCTGGACAAAAAGCTCTCACCTTCCTCTCTTCAAGTGCATTTGATAATCAAGTAAACAAATTGAACAAGTCAGAACAGAAACATGTTATTAGGATGAGTTTCCACAAAGTCAGTGGTCCTAACCCCTGAATAATTCCAATATGAGCAAACTTAAAAAGCCAAATCCCCTTCCATTAAGTTGTTACTGACCATGTGTTTGTCTTTTACCACCAGTACATAAAAACATGCCATAGTAATGACTGATGTAAGTGCACACAATCTTACCAGAAACTAATTTGGGGATAAACTAAGAAGGAATGAGTAACCTTAAATTAGGGATATCAGAGGTAAGACTCAATACACCTTATGGCAATAAGAAGAGAAATGCCACAACATTTACAGATAGTCTTGGATCAGTGCTGCATTGTTGCTTGGTGGAGTTTCTAATAAAACCTGAATAGAATGTGGCACGAGTTGAAAGTAAAGGGAGCGGTTTGGCTTTCCTGTTGATTGCTCTTCAGTAATTACAGGGGGTAATGGAATGAAAACATGAAATAAGAAGAAATAAGAATTTAAAGTCATAAGACATGGCCAGATATGGAATTATTAACACATACTAACTACACTACAGCCTCTGAATGAGTGTCTTAattttgttgtcagcaaacttattCAATGATCTCTTACATCTAAAGCATACTTGACAGAAAACCTAAAATAATCATCCATCAGACTTGAATGTCTTTGAGTACTTCCAAACATTCACTACAACATCATGATTTGAACTGTGAAGAATTTCCCTAAAATGCAACTAACAATAAATCTACCTAGCCACCCTTCAGTAAGTTGACCAACTGTCAGTTTGACTGAACGCAAGATGGACATGGAAGAGACACGGGTTAAGATCTACAGGCAGTGTTGGTATGCAAGCTTGGTATGAAATATTGTGTGTTTGGATAGTCCTCTATCCCCTGTCCAGTCTGTGTACCACATTAAAGCAGTTTCGTCAAATATATTGCTTGGTGCGTTACAATTGCAACCCGTGTCCACTAAGTCCCTCCATCTCTCGTTCAGCCCGGTTCAGTCGTCGTCGTCCTCCCACTTCTCCATTGTTACTGAAGCACCACAGTCCAGTCCAGCCCTGCGTTGACACCCGGTTTGCGAAGGGTTAACACCGACATGGAGGCATCAAACTCAAACTCCAGCAGACTCTCCTTGCCATCTACAGAGAAAAGACATCAGAATAGATCAATAACAGTCATTTGAGACAGACCTGCCATTTTACACACAGTAATCAATATCCAGAAAGAATGACAGTTTTTGGCCAACTGTTTCCATCTCATAATTGCCTACTAGGGTGTGAAAACAGGAAACATTCAAACACAATGACGTACTGGCATCTTAACTTGGTACACTAACCCATAATATGAATAAGACACTGGAAAAACTCACCAGGAGTCTTCAGAGTGGCCTTGCTGGGCTTACTGGCCCCCAATATGACAATCTTCTCAACCCAGGAAAAAGTGGTGAACTGAGAGCCAGGGGCCAGGTTCCTGCAGGGAGAGAGAATTCAGAGTTACATTCAACATAGACAAAAATCAAGGAGactaacaatgaaaataaacataATATGTGAGAGAAATTATTTGACAGACCTGGAGGACAGGGCATTATTGGCAAAGGAAAATCTCCTGTGGATGAACTGCTTCTGTTTGTCAAAGTTGAAGGTGTGGCCGTCGTCTATGTAGAGCTCACCCTGGGCAAATCGCTAACAGACATAACATTTGAAAATGTTTAAAGGTCAAATCCTGAACCCATCCAAATGGGGGCAACAGTATAAGTGacaaagtgtgtgtttgtgttacctTGGGGCTGAGAGCAACGAATAAGGTGTAGGGGTCGTGTTCCATGCATGATGATGACCTTCGAACCCGGGCCTTCCTGGGAATAATGGAACCACCGCGCTGGAATACCGGAATCTGGTAAGGAGAGCGAGTCAGTCAGGGAGTGTCTTTCCAATCTTACCCAGTTCTCTCAACAGAACTTTCAGGATATGGTCTTAACTGTATGTGACTGTTTAACTAAGCATGTAGCCCACTGGGCGTGACTGACTGGTTGTTAGTGAATGTGTTGTAGAGTTTCTTACAGAGCTGATGGTGACAGGGATGTAGAGGTTCTGAGCTCCGTTGTGTTTCTGGAACGTGTGGACGTCAAACCAGACCTGAAGGACACAGAACAgagcagctaggagagggtttcaATTAGATGGCTGACATATAACCTACATAAGACTGTTATAATAGTGACATAACGTTATGACAGTTCCTGAGAGAGACTCACCTCTCCTTTTCCAGGCAGGTAGGCAGTAACACCCCTAGCCCCCTCCTCAGTCACGGGGTGCACCAGCAGATCTCTCCCTGAAACAGCAGGATAGAAGGAACGTGACTCAGTCATGATATCAGCCATAAAAGGTACGCAAAGACAGGAATATCTATTGACACTGAGCTATACTAGGGAATAACATGATCTTACTCACCAAGCAGGAACTGGTCATCCATGGAGAACGTGGCCGTATCCTGAGGATACTCCACCCACAGGGGTCTCATGACGGGCTGGCCAGAGTGGTGGGCGTGGTAGAACAACTGGTACCAGTAAGGCAGGAGGGCGTAGCGCTGGCGGACAGCCTCCCTGATCAGAGCAGTGTTCTCGGGGCCAAACAGCCAGGGCTCTCTGCGGGGGGTGTCCAGATGGGCATGGGCCCGGAAGAAGGGCTGGTAAGCCCCCGTCTGGTACCAACGCACCAGGAGCTCAGTACTGGGAGACTTGAAGAAGCCACCCACATCagctaggagagggagagagaggaggatgaggagtggTACAGAGATAACAATGTTCAATGTGTTGAGGTGTAAACAAACAGGCAATGAACCTTAATAATGTAATGTAAACAAGTCATGTAAAAAAGCAGATAACGCCAAAATAACATTTGAATGTATTAATTGCTTAGCTGTGGCTTTTAGTGGAGAGGAAACTAGTGGTATTAGCTAAGACTGAGTCAGACTCACCTCCACAGAAAGAGACACCAACCAAGCCCAGACTGAGACACATGGGGATGGAGATCTTCAGATGGTCCCACTCAGCAGCGTTATCACCTGTCCACACAGCACCGTAGCGCTGGGAGCCAGCGAAGAAGGCTCTGGTCAGGACAAAAGGTCTCTCCACTCCCCCTGAGCGCTCAATCAGACCCTCTGCTGTGGCCCTTTGctgagggaaagagaagaggtggTTACTGCAAGTTCAAGCAGCAAAGCTCGGTAGAAACATTAACAGTAATTTCTTCAAGAAAAAGTAGAGGTAACATGgagctcctactactacagagggaggcttactggatatcctgtctaaaaacattgacccctagtggtcttaatattgactttgatctcaggcccttctCATGAACAATTATTCTCTCTTCTTTATGAACAAGTCTAATAAATTGGGTGGTttgaaccctgaatgctgatcggctgacagccgtggtatatcagaccgtataccacggttaTGATAAAACAGTTATTTTTACTGGTCTGATTACATTGgataccagtttataatagcaagggatttgtgatatatggccaatataccac
Encoded proteins:
- the LOC139581595 gene encoding neutral alpha-glucosidase AB-like isoform X3; the encoded protein is MWEETFKSHTDSKPNGPSSISLDFSLPGVENVYGIPEHADSLKLKATDGGDPYRLFNLDVFQYEVFNPMALYGAIPVMLSHSAQRTMGIFWLNAAETWVDISSNTAGKTVFGQMLDYVQGSSETPQTDVRWISESGIIDVFIMLGPTPTDVFSQYASLTGTQAFPPLSALAYHQCRWNYNDQEDVAAVDQGFDDHDIPYDFIWLDIEHTDGKRYFTWDHHKFPQPKDMLQGLLDKRRKMVTIVDPHIKVDSSYKIHNEIRSKGFYVKSKDGGDYEGWCWPGNSGYPDFTNPEMRAWWASMFAYDQYEGSMENMYTWNDMNEPSVFNGPEVTMHKDALHGNWENRDLHNLYGLYVQRATAEGLIERSGGVERPFVLTRAFFAGSQRYGAVWTGDNAAEWDHLKISIPMCLSLGLVGVSFCGADVGGFFKSPSTELLVRWYQTGAYQPFFRAHAHLDTPRREPWLFGPENTALIREAVRQRYALLPYWYQLFYHAHHSGQPVMRPLWVEYPQDTATFSMDDQFLLGRDLLVHPVTEEGARGVTAYLPGKGEVWFDVHTFQKHNGAQNLYIPVTISSIPVFQRGGSIIPRKARVRRSSSCMEHDPYTLFVALSPKRFAQGELYIDDGHTFNFDKQKQFIHRRFSFANNALSSRNLAPGSQFTTFSWVEKIVILGASKPSKATLKTPDGKESLLEFEFDASMSVLTLRKPGVNAGLDWTVVLQ